Proteins encoded by one window of Paenibacillus sp. DCT19:
- the phnE gene encoding phosphonate ABC transporter, permease protein PhnE has translation MKGQTNVSLQNSGKPGIGKEPGSSPSQVVNRPKPPGRTKHLLTLVIILLLLWASAKQTDASFTELFEGLPNMWDLLKEMFPPRWSYFDNIVQGMLETIRMALIGTTIGAIIAIPVAIICAGNLMPSRWIYYPARFVLNLIRTVPDLLLAALFVAVFGLGPIPGILALAVFSVGLIAKLTYETLETIDRGPLEAMTAVGMNRIQLIVYGVVPQLAAQFTSYVLYAFEINVRAAAILGLVGAGGIGLYYEATLGFLEYDKTSVIILFTLAIVLIIDYVSTKLREKLL, from the coding sequence ATGAAGGGGCAGACCAATGTTTCACTTCAGAATTCAGGCAAGCCAGGCATAGGCAAGGAACCTGGTTCCAGCCCGAGTCAGGTCGTTAATCGTCCCAAACCACCTGGCCGAACGAAGCATCTGCTCACGCTAGTCATTATTTTGCTTCTTCTCTGGGCGAGCGCGAAGCAGACCGATGCTAGCTTCACGGAGCTGTTTGAAGGCTTGCCGAACATGTGGGATCTGCTAAAAGAAATGTTTCCACCCCGGTGGAGTTACTTTGATAATATCGTTCAAGGCATGCTGGAAACCATTCGTATGGCGTTGATTGGTACAACCATTGGTGCCATCATTGCCATTCCGGTGGCGATTATCTGTGCGGGTAACCTGATGCCTAGCCGCTGGATTTACTATCCGGCACGTTTTGTACTTAACCTGATTCGGACAGTACCCGATCTGTTGCTTGCTGCTTTGTTTGTTGCAGTGTTTGGTCTAGGGCCAATTCCGGGTATCCTGGCACTGGCTGTATTCTCTGTAGGTCTAATTGCCAAGCTCACCTATGAGACGCTGGAAACGATTGATCGAGGGCCGCTGGAAGCAATGACGGCTGTCGGTATGAACCGTATTCAGCTCATTGTGTATGGCGTTGTCCCACAACTTGCCGCTCAATTCACATCCTATGTGTTGTATGCCTTTGAGATTAATGTACGTGCTGCAGCCATTTTGGGATTGGTGGGAGCCGGAGGGATTGGACTTTATTATGAAGCTACACTGGGATTCCTGGAGTATGACAAAACCAGCGTAATCATTCTATTTACCCTTGCTATTGTCCTGATTATCGATTATGTAAGTACTAAGCTGCGGGAGAAATTGCTATGA
- a CDS encoding cell wall metabolism sensor histidine kinase WalK, whose protein sequence is MKWTIQFKMVVLFSAIVFIGFSALLILSSKVAEENMYREVHDDIVQSKKNLDIALNQYFLIHNKRMSKDTLEAGSRELTEQIGSAVGGKITVYRPDASLYSAANSGVNVAKRTDIPDVEQAMQSKIAYTTEVEQGQVTASLSFPIQSGQQVIGIVQLEKDYTDLYKRNLRFQNTIKLFAAVIFVFIFIASIFISRKITQPIRVLTKRSAEVAQGSLHADIQITTKDEIGELASSFTVMIDRVREQIDVIERERDEVKQVQARSKVFFDNVTHELKTPLTTILGYAQILRDNGFTDQAFFDKGMNYIINESRRLNTMVADILEVSVSSAVIQAYRFERIEVSDIIREACEDMSIKAGKYNIGIHYELEEELYLHGDRDKLKEVFLNVLDNSVKYSDVNSIIEVHSSRVGDSIDIVIRDQGEGIGAEALQYVFEPFYQDKGITRTEKGSAGLGLSIVKNIVERHGGTVEMKSIIHEGTQVHIRLPGESNA, encoded by the coding sequence ATGAAGTGGACGATTCAGTTCAAAATGGTCGTGTTATTTTCAGCAATTGTGTTCATCGGATTCTCTGCTCTCTTGATTCTCTCAAGCAAGGTAGCCGAGGAGAACATGTACCGAGAAGTGCATGATGATATCGTTCAGTCGAAAAAAAATCTGGATATTGCCCTGAATCAGTATTTCCTGATTCATAATAAACGAATGAGCAAAGATACGCTCGAAGCTGGAAGCCGCGAGCTTACAGAGCAGATCGGTTCAGCCGTTGGCGGGAAGATTACGGTCTACCGTCCTGATGCATCGTTATATAGCGCGGCTAACAGCGGCGTTAACGTTGCTAAACGGACTGACATTCCTGATGTTGAGCAGGCTATGCAGTCTAAGATTGCATATACGACCGAGGTGGAGCAAGGTCAAGTTACCGCAAGTTTATCTTTTCCCATTCAATCAGGTCAGCAAGTGATTGGCATTGTGCAATTGGAGAAAGATTATACCGATCTGTATAAGCGGAACCTCCGGTTCCAGAATACGATCAAGTTATTTGCAGCAGTTATTTTCGTATTTATATTTATCGCATCGATCTTTATTTCCCGGAAAATCACCCAACCGATCCGTGTACTGACGAAACGGTCTGCTGAAGTAGCGCAAGGAAGTCTCCATGCAGATATTCAGATTACAACGAAGGATGAGATTGGTGAACTGGCCTCAAGCTTTACGGTCATGATTGACCGGGTTCGAGAGCAGATCGATGTCATTGAGCGAGAACGGGACGAAGTGAAACAAGTGCAGGCACGAAGCAAAGTTTTTTTTGATAATGTAACGCATGAATTAAAAACGCCCCTAACGACGATTCTGGGATACGCCCAGATCTTACGGGATAATGGATTTACGGATCAAGCCTTTTTCGATAAAGGCATGAACTATATCATCAATGAAAGCCGCCGTCTCAATACAATGGTTGCCGATATTCTGGAGGTTTCTGTATCATCAGCAGTCATTCAAGCGTATCGGTTCGAGCGTATCGAAGTATCCGATATTATTCGCGAAGCTTGCGAGGACATGTCCATTAAGGCAGGCAAGTACAACATTGGTATCCACTATGAACTGGAGGAAGAACTTTATCTTCACGGGGATCGTGACAAGCTGAAGGAGGTATTTCTCAACGTTCTGGATAATTCGGTGAAGTACAGCGATGTGAATTCGATTATTGAGGTGCACTCCTCTCGTGTAGGCGACAGTATCGATATTGTCATTCGCGATCAAGGAGAGGGGATTGGTGCGGAAGCACTCCAGTATGTATTTGAACCCTTCTATCAGGATAAAGGCATTACTCGCACGGAGAAAGGAAGCGCCGGACTAGGATTATCGATTGTGAAAAACATCGTTGAGCGTCATGGGGGAACAGTAGAGATGAAAAGCATCATACATGAAGGCACACAAGTTCATATCCGTCTTCCGGGGGAAAGCAACGCATGA
- the phnE gene encoding phosphonate ABC transporter, permease protein PhnE, translating into MMKNETSRIRPKPRKNPLRWVIVILLILVYAWALAGVPFTGFKETAGQIMKAIIAGIFSPDWDFVYLPEGEDLLRGLLDTLAISVLGTVISAVLCIPFAFWSARNMSGHRSISGAGKMVLSFIRTFPEIIMALMFIKAVGPGSFAGVLALGLHSIGMLGKLYADEVENIDYGPSEALLASGANRMQQLWFAILPQVMPGFLNYTLYRFEINVRSATILGVIGAGGIGTPLIFALSTRNWPRVGIILLGIIVMITIIDLISGYIRKKLV; encoded by the coding sequence ATGATGAAAAATGAAACAAGCCGCATCCGGCCGAAACCACGGAAGAACCCGCTTCGCTGGGTTATTGTTATCCTGCTGATTCTGGTGTATGCCTGGGCTCTTGCCGGTGTACCGTTTACCGGATTTAAGGAAACCGCTGGACAGATTATGAAGGCGATAATAGCTGGTATATTCTCACCAGATTGGGACTTTGTTTATCTGCCTGAAGGAGAAGATTTGCTGCGTGGATTGCTGGATACACTCGCCATCTCCGTACTGGGTACGGTGATCTCTGCTGTATTGTGTATTCCGTTTGCCTTCTGGTCTGCACGTAACATGAGTGGGCATCGCTCAATCTCAGGCGCAGGTAAAATGGTACTTAGCTTCATTCGTACGTTTCCTGAGATCATCATGGCATTGATGTTTATCAAGGCTGTAGGCCCTGGATCGTTCGCAGGGGTACTTGCCCTTGGTTTACACTCCATCGGTATGCTCGGCAAATTGTACGCGGATGAAGTTGAAAATATCGACTATGGCCCGTCGGAAGCGTTGCTCGCGTCTGGAGCCAACCGCATGCAGCAGTTGTGGTTTGCAATTCTGCCGCAAGTTATGCCTGGATTCTTGAACTATACCTTGTATCGCTTCGAGATCAATGTACGGTCTGCGACGATCCTGGGTGTCATTGGAGCCGGGGGGATTGGTACGCCGTTGATCTTTGCACTGAGTACCCGGAACTGGCCGCGTGTAGGTATTATCCTGCTAGGCATTATTGTGATGATTACGATCATTGACTTGATCTCGGGGTATATTCGGAAGAAGCTGGTGTAA
- the phnC gene encoding phosphonate ABC transporter ATP-binding protein produces the protein MIELHNVTKTYANGTKGLDNINLKFEQGEFIAVVGLSGAGKSTLLRSINRLHDISEGEIKINGSSITKAQGKRLRMIRRDIGMIFQSFNLVKRSSVLRNVLCGRVGYHSTMRTILGRFPKEDVELAFTALERVNISEKAYSRADQLSGGQQQRVAIARVLAQEAKIILADEPVASLDPLTTKQVMDDLKHINQELGITTIVNLHFIDLAREYATRIVGLRAGKVVFDGPVEEATDERFAEIYGRPILADELLDKQAVHEQGEVLV, from the coding sequence ATGATTGAGCTTCATAACGTCACCAAAACGTATGCAAACGGCACAAAAGGCCTGGATAATATTAATCTGAAGTTTGAACAAGGCGAATTTATTGCGGTCGTTGGTCTGTCTGGGGCAGGTAAATCAACCCTCCTACGTTCCATTAATCGACTGCACGATATTAGTGAAGGTGAGATTAAGATCAACGGAAGTTCGATTACAAAGGCACAAGGCAAACGCCTACGTATGATCAGACGTGACATCGGCATGATCTTCCAGAGTTTTAACCTAGTTAAACGCTCCAGTGTACTCCGTAATGTGCTCTGTGGACGTGTCGGATATCATTCCACGATGCGTACCATCCTGGGTCGTTTTCCTAAAGAGGATGTTGAATTGGCGTTCACCGCATTGGAACGGGTTAACATCTCAGAGAAAGCTTACTCCCGTGCAGATCAGTTGTCTGGTGGACAACAGCAGCGTGTGGCGATTGCTCGTGTACTTGCCCAAGAAGCTAAAATCATTCTGGCCGATGAGCCGGTGGCATCACTAGATCCACTTACAACAAAGCAGGTTATGGATGATCTGAAACACATTAATCAGGAGCTAGGCATTACAACCATCGTCAATCTGCACTTTATCGACCTGGCAAGAGAGTATGCGACCCGGATCGTGGGATTGCGGGCAGGTAAAGTTGTATTCGACGGTCCGGTGGAAGAGGCAACGGATGAGCGATTTGCCGAGATTTACGGCAGACCGATTCTAGCTGATGAATTACTGGACAAGCAGGCTGTGCATGAGCAGGGAGAAGTTCTGGTATGA
- a CDS encoding phosphate/phosphite/phosphonate ABC transporter substrate-binding protein: protein MKKSALFLPLLILVLFLSACGSNATTGSSNGADTSSNASGASTDTAETEKEAEGYVPTELTVQFVPSQNADTLEAKAKPLEKLLGDKLGIPVKVSVSTDYNTIIEAMASNKVDVGFLPPTAYVLAKEKGAAQVILQAQRFGVNDETGAPTEELADSYKSMFIVKKDSPIQTIEDLKGKKIAYQNVTSSAGYVWPAGLLLDNGIDPLKDVTPVTLKGHDQGVIAVLNGDVDAAAIFQDARNTVAKDYPTVFEDTRVLAFTEPIPNDTIAVRTDMNADWTAKIKQAFIDIGKDTEGHQIIKEIYTHEGYVESDDSKFEIVRQYGEKVKGE from the coding sequence TTGAAGAAGTCCGCTTTATTTTTACCATTGTTGATTTTGGTTCTGTTTCTGAGTGCTTGTGGGTCTAATGCTACGACAGGTTCGTCTAACGGGGCTGATACGAGTTCTAACGCATCTGGTGCATCTACTGATACGGCAGAAACAGAAAAAGAAGCCGAAGGTTATGTACCAACAGAACTAACGGTTCAATTCGTTCCTTCCCAGAATGCAGACACGCTTGAAGCCAAAGCAAAGCCGCTGGAAAAGCTGCTTGGTGACAAATTGGGTATTCCGGTAAAAGTCAGCGTATCCACAGACTACAACACAATTATTGAAGCAATGGCTTCCAACAAAGTAGACGTAGGTTTCCTGCCTCCAACAGCATATGTGCTGGCTAAAGAAAAAGGCGCAGCTCAAGTTATTTTGCAAGCTCAACGTTTTGGCGTAAATGATGAGACAGGTGCTCCAACAGAGGAATTGGCTGATTCTTATAAATCGATGTTTATCGTGAAGAAAGATTCACCGATCCAAACGATTGAAGATCTCAAAGGTAAGAAAATTGCTTACCAAAACGTAACGTCTTCCGCTGGTTATGTATGGCCGGCAGGTTTGTTGCTCGACAATGGCATTGACCCATTGAAAGATGTAACTCCTGTAACATTGAAAGGTCATGACCAAGGTGTTATTGCTGTACTGAACGGTGACGTTGATGCAGCAGCGATTTTCCAAGATGCTCGTAACACTGTAGCTAAAGATTACCCAACGGTATTTGAAGATACACGTGTACTGGCGTTCACTGAGCCAATTCCTAACGATACCATTGCTGTTCGTACAGATATGAATGCAGATTGGACTGCGAAGATCAAACAAGCTTTCATCGATATCGGTAAAGACACAGAGGGTCACCAAATCATTAAAGAGATCTACACACATGAAGGTTATGTAGAGTCTGATGATAGTAAGTTCGAGATCGTTCGTCAGTATGGCGAAAAAGTAAAAGGCGAGTAA
- a CDS encoding RNA polymerase sigma factor — protein MNNTQINDAYVNYKSEITRYLSRIVKQPQDAEDLAQECFIRLMKVTDPIPEDRLLYYLKRIARNLAMDSFRRRTRTLRRDSRLEVPTHHVDTPNLEINEGVNDLVSHINNTEHRKILELRLIHGYSIKETAELVNRSEGMIKSSVFHAVNRIRAKVIS, from the coding sequence ATGAACAACACACAGATAAATGACGCTTACGTCAACTATAAATCAGAAATCACAAGGTATCTATCACGTATCGTCAAACAACCGCAGGATGCCGAGGATCTGGCTCAGGAGTGCTTCATTCGACTCATGAAGGTTACGGATCCCATACCTGAGGATCGACTTCTCTACTATCTCAAGCGTATTGCTCGTAATCTAGCGATGGATAGCTTCCGCAGACGTACTCGCACATTGCGACGTGACAGCCGACTAGAGGTTCCCACACACCATGTAGACACACCAAATCTTGAAATCAATGAAGGTGTAAACGATCTTGTCTCCCATATTAACAATACCGAGCATCGTAAAATATTAGAGCTGCGCCTGATCCATGGATATTCCATTAAAGAAACGGCAGAGCTGGTCAACCGCAGTGAAGGCATGATTAAATCCTCTGTCTTCCATGCGGTCAATCGAATTCGAGCCAAAGTCATCTCTTAA
- a CDS encoding response regulator transcription factor, with amino-acid sequence MRQKEILIIEDEESIRDILSYSLRKEGFEIKEAATGREGLDLLRHSKPDLILLDLMLPDMSGFDVCRQLSVNSKIPVIMITAKSDMLDKVLGMELGADDYITKPFDIREVVARIRAIFRRIDLISETLENQSYEVVRLGRHIEIRKDEREVWKDGERAGLTNKEYDLLLFLVNHHRKVHTRSELLDKVWGFEFAGDTRTVDIHVQRIRKKLDSGAQGISMIETVFGVGYKLNIQVQT; translated from the coding sequence ATGAGACAAAAAGAGATTTTGATTATTGAGGACGAAGAATCCATTCGAGATATTTTATCGTATTCATTACGCAAAGAAGGATTTGAGATAAAGGAAGCGGCTACGGGACGGGAAGGTCTGGATTTGCTTCGTCATTCGAAGCCGGATCTGATTCTGCTGGATCTGATGCTTCCGGATATGAGCGGGTTTGATGTGTGCAGACAGCTATCTGTGAATTCCAAAATTCCTGTAATCATGATTACCGCGAAGTCCGATATGTTAGATAAGGTGCTCGGCATGGAGCTTGGAGCAGATGATTATATTACCAAACCATTTGATATCCGTGAGGTTGTTGCACGCATTCGTGCTATCTTTCGCCGGATCGACCTAATTAGTGAAACACTGGAGAATCAGTCTTATGAGGTTGTACGGCTAGGTAGGCATATCGAGATCCGCAAGGATGAGCGCGAAGTGTGGAAGGACGGGGAACGTGCAGGCCTAACGAATAAAGAATACGATCTGCTATTATTTCTGGTGAACCATCACCGCAAGGTGCATACACGCTCCGAGTTGTTGGACAAGGTGTGGGGGTTTGAATTCGCTGGAGATACCCGAACGGTAGACATTCATGTACAACGAATCCGCAAGAAGCTCGATAGCGGAGCACAAGGGATATCGATGATTGAAACGGTATTTGGCGTAGGATACAAGTTGAATATTCAGGTGCAGACATGA
- a CDS encoding bifunctional UDP-sugar hydrolase/5'-nucleotidase: MKPTQPTTTFDILFTSDLHGAIRPIYYNTNAYRPAGLAMLATLIRKERERSPELLLVDNGDLLQGSPLASYAAANVSKHDIHPFITVLNELGYDAAVMGNHEFNYGQELLSGAVQGSTFPWLSANIVRTRPQEDHERLLESEQDTEGDQPSYMTYGDDSIVIHSYGTDSEEGTHPVAPLEAGIPAFGPPYLIKTLSAGAKIALLGATTHYIPNWEHPKNIEGLHFLDALETIRAWVNYIREVEKPDVLVVSYHGGFESDLETGEPAERLTGENQGYAICRDIEGIDVLLTGHQHRQLATEIHGVTVIQPGFSGSGIGHVSVQLQQNSDGAWQITDKQAKLLRLDEQHELEPDAVVMRLTDELETQAQAWLDQPIGEVSGDLSISDATTLRLQAHPFIDFVHQVQMEATGAQLSNTAMLSEEARGFESQITVRDVLSNFIYPNTLTVLELNGEDIREALEQSARYFELDSSGKVIVNPAYIEPKPQHYNYDMWAGIEYELDISQPVGSRVVKLERNGIPIAMDSTYSVVMNSYRAAGGGDYAMYPGKKVLHEGATDMATLVEDYIRRHQPLTVQPANNWKVMN; encoded by the coding sequence ATGAAGCCTACTCAACCGACGACAACCTTCGATATTTTGTTCACCAGTGATCTGCACGGAGCCATCCGTCCGATTTATTACAACACCAATGCCTATCGCCCAGCCGGGCTTGCTATGCTAGCTACACTCATTCGGAAGGAACGTGAACGCTCGCCTGAACTGCTGCTGGTGGATAATGGCGACTTGCTGCAAGGCTCTCCCCTGGCCTCCTACGCGGCTGCCAACGTATCCAAACATGATATTCATCCGTTCATTACCGTGTTGAATGAACTCGGCTATGATGCGGCAGTCATGGGAAATCACGAGTTCAATTATGGGCAGGAGCTGCTCTCTGGAGCCGTTCAAGGCTCCACCTTCCCATGGTTATCGGCTAACATTGTGCGGACTCGTCCGCAAGAAGATCATGAAAGATTACTAGAAAGCGAGCAAGATACTGAAGGAGATCAACCAAGCTACATGACGTATGGGGACGACTCCATTGTGATTCATTCTTATGGAACAGACTCCGAAGAAGGGACGCATCCCGTCGCACCATTGGAAGCTGGCATTCCTGCATTTGGTCCTCCGTATCTAATTAAGACATTGTCTGCGGGTGCCAAAATTGCTTTATTAGGTGCAACTACACACTATATCCCGAACTGGGAGCATCCCAAAAATATTGAAGGATTGCATTTCCTTGATGCGTTAGAGACCATCCGTGCATGGGTTAATTACATTCGCGAAGTGGAGAAGCCAGATGTTCTTGTGGTTAGTTATCATGGTGGATTCGAAAGTGATCTAGAGACCGGGGAACCAGCTGAACGGTTAACTGGAGAGAATCAAGGGTATGCAATCTGTCGAGATATTGAAGGGATTGATGTACTTCTTACAGGACATCAGCATCGCCAGCTCGCTACCGAAATCCATGGTGTAACCGTCATTCAGCCTGGATTCAGTGGAAGCGGCATAGGACATGTATCGGTTCAGTTACAGCAAAATTCAGATGGAGCATGGCAAATTACAGATAAACAAGCTAAGCTTCTGCGCTTGGATGAACAGCATGAGCTTGAACCCGATGCCGTGGTCATGAGACTTACGGATGAACTGGAGACTCAGGCTCAAGCCTGGTTAGATCAACCGATTGGTGAGGTATCTGGTGACTTGTCGATTTCCGATGCGACAACGCTCCGGCTTCAAGCTCATCCATTCATTGATTTTGTGCATCAGGTACAGATGGAAGCAACAGGAGCACAGCTCTCGAATACGGCCATGCTTAGTGAAGAAGCTCGCGGATTCGAAAGTCAGATCACGGTTCGGGATGTGTTATCGAATTTCATCTATCCTAACACGCTTACCGTATTAGAGCTGAATGGTGAGGATATTCGAGAGGCGTTGGAGCAAAGCGCACGCTACTTCGAACTGGATTCCTCAGGAAAGGTTATCGTTAACCCGGCCTACATCGAACCTAAACCACAGCATTACAATTATGATATGTGGGCAGGCATCGAATACGAGCTTGATATCTCTCAGCCTGTAGGTAGTCGAGTGGTGAAGCTAGAGCGTAATGGCATACCGATTGCCATGGATAGCACATATTCTGTGGTGATGAATAGCTACCGTGCTGCTGGGGGAGGCGATTATGCCATGTATCCAGGTAAAAAGGTGCTGCATGAAGGCGCCACGGATATGGCGACATTGGTGGAGGATTACATTCGTAGACATCAGCCGTTGACGGTGCAGCCTGCGAATAATTGGAAGGTTATGAACTAG
- a CDS encoding DUF5689 domain-containing protein: MALPLQIGLWNGDASVHAEGPTDPAPFIQAKVVNENAGKKVLFDNSHGQTAGAADWVIDGGFSDFGNALANDGYYVRELRKTTPFTYEDLKEYNVFVIAEPQIPFKTSEQAAMKQYVEQGGSIFFIGDHYNADRNKNRWDGSEAINGYRRGAFEDPTKGMSTEERNSEAMQNVTSTDWLSENFGIRFRYNALGDIDANIIVPADQAFGITEGVSSVAMHAGSTLAITDPTLAKGIVYLPKTNAKWNNAVDQGVYNGGGIEEGPYVAVSKLGAGKAAFIGDSSPVEDASPKYLREETGTRKTTYDGFKEADDAVLLVNTVNWLATQENYTSLTEVAGLELDNATALLPFEEPAASTEPQAEPWAAPAAGYKWYDRSTFKAGSYGGPASSANASYSFVKQDTLPNAEDFQVRVVVENMPPNTTVSGYSAGIYLTGGTQVAMIQNDSGTWPTSYGYSSAFSVTSDSKGRAIKDLNVRIKPGTNGNASLRLRLNGSNLITNAVTVGNVPAVPLPEEEGPIPATITVAEARTKAVGSTVTIEGVVTTQPGAFGGQAFYLQDETAGIYVFQHTSGFQVGDKVKVTAPTTIYNSEFELTDVVAIEKTGTASVPAPALVTAINDANQGQLVQLKDVTVQNIISATPAGSFEFDAVAADGTTTHVRVDTRTGVTETSFPYAAGDKIDITGVSAIFRDVYQLKPRSLNDFVAAEEQGGGEVPSTPAVGAPGKPVLSSDNGYTTGLFGGSYNVTMNLWWGDNGSEYKLYENGVLVDTQKLTEATPQAQSTKTAITDKANGTYTYVAELTNSKGTTRSDELTVQVTNAAPGKATLSQDNWDGDGIYSVTMNLWWGTNATEYRLYENDVLIDTQELKAATPASQRAVTDLSGRANGTYTYRAELINAAGVTSTETITVQVTKAALPLAS, translated from the coding sequence ATGGCTTTGCCGCTTCAGATTGGATTATGGAACGGAGATGCTTCGGTACATGCGGAAGGGCCGACAGATCCGGCACCATTCATTCAGGCGAAGGTCGTTAACGAAAATGCTGGCAAAAAGGTATTGTTCGACAACTCACACGGTCAGACAGCTGGAGCTGCAGATTGGGTGATTGATGGAGGTTTCTCCGACTTCGGAAATGCGTTAGCGAATGATGGATATTATGTAAGAGAACTGCGCAAGACAACCCCATTTACCTATGAGGATCTGAAAGAGTATAACGTATTCGTTATTGCAGAACCTCAGATTCCTTTCAAAACTTCGGAACAAGCAGCAATGAAACAATATGTTGAGCAAGGCGGCAGCATCTTCTTCATCGGAGATCATTACAATGCCGATCGTAACAAAAACCGCTGGGACGGTTCAGAAGCCATTAACGGTTATCGCCGTGGGGCGTTCGAAGATCCAACCAAAGGCATGAGCACGGAGGAACGTAACTCCGAGGCTATGCAGAATGTAACGAGCACAGACTGGTTGTCCGAAAACTTCGGTATCCGTTTCCGCTACAACGCATTAGGCGATATTGACGCAAACATTATCGTTCCGGCTGACCAAGCCTTTGGCATCACGGAAGGTGTATCATCCGTAGCTATGCATGCGGGTTCCACGCTGGCAATCACAGATCCAACGCTTGCGAAGGGTATCGTGTATCTGCCAAAAACCAATGCTAAATGGAACAACGCTGTTGACCAAGGTGTCTACAACGGTGGTGGCATTGAAGAAGGTCCTTACGTCGCTGTATCCAAGCTGGGTGCAGGTAAAGCTGCCTTCATCGGTGACTCTTCCCCAGTGGAAGACGCATCGCCTAAATACTTGCGTGAAGAGACAGGCACACGCAAAACTACCTATGACGGCTTCAAAGAAGCTGACGATGCTGTATTGCTCGTGAACACAGTGAACTGGCTCGCGACGCAAGAAAACTATACTAGTCTGACAGAAGTGGCTGGACTGGAGCTGGATAACGCTACTGCCCTGTTGCCATTCGAAGAACCAGCGGCTTCTACAGAGCCACAAGCTGAACCTTGGGCGGCACCTGCTGCTGGGTACAAGTGGTATGATCGTTCCACGTTCAAAGCTGGATCTTACGGCGGACCTGCATCCAGTGCGAATGCTTCCTATAGCTTCGTGAAACAGGATACACTTCCTAATGCAGAAGACTTCCAGGTGCGTGTTGTAGTAGAGAACATGCCTCCAAATACAACGGTATCAGGCTATAGCGCAGGGATCTATCTGACTGGTGGAACCCAAGTAGCTATGATTCAAAATGACAGCGGCACATGGCCGACATCGTACGGCTATAGTTCTGCATTTAGCGTAACTTCTGACAGCAAAGGTCGTGCAATCAAAGACCTCAACGTTCGCATCAAACCAGGTACAAACGGCAATGCAAGCTTGCGTCTACGCTTGAACGGCAGCAACTTGATCACAAATGCAGTGACTGTAGGTAATGTACCAGCCGTTCCACTTCCAGAGGAAGAAGGACCAATCCCAGCAACAATAACGGTTGCTGAAGCTCGTACCAAAGCAGTGGGCTCAACGGTAACCATTGAAGGTGTAGTTACAACACAGCCGGGTGCATTTGGCGGACAAGCCTTCTATCTTCAAGATGAGACAGCTGGAATCTATGTATTCCAACACACTAGTGGGTTCCAAGTTGGCGACAAAGTGAAAGTTACTGCACCAACAACGATCTATAACAGCGAGTTCGAGCTTACCGATGTTGTAGCTATTGAGAAGACGGGTACTGCCTCTGTTCCCGCTCCGGCTCTCGTTACTGCCATTAATGACGCTAACCAAGGTCAACTCGTACAGCTGAAAGATGTAACGGTTCAAAATATCATTAGCGCTACGCCTGCTGGATCATTTGAATTCGATGCAGTGGCTGCTGACGGAACAACTACACATGTGCGCGTGGATACACGTACAGGTGTAACTGAAACTTCCTTCCCTTATGCTGCGGGTGACAAGATTGATATCACAGGTGTATCGGCTATTTTCAGAGATGTATATCAACTGAAGCCTAGAAGCTTGAACGATTTTGTTGCTGCCGAAGAACAAGGTGGAGGCGAAGTGCCTTCCACTCCAGCTGTGGGAGCACCGGGTAAACCGGTGCTTTCTTCCGATAATGGCTATACAACAGGGCTGTTCGGCGGTTCTTATAACGTTACGATGAATCTGTGGTGGGGCGACAATGGTTCGGAATACAAATTGTATGAGAACGGCGTACTCGTTGACACTCAAAAGTTAACTGAAGCTACACCACAAGCGCAATCAACCAAAACAGCGATCACTGACAAAGCCAATGGCACATATACGTATGTAGCCGAGCTGACCAATAGCAAAGGCACTACACGTAGTGACGAGCTGACGGTACAAGTAACCAATGCGGCACCAGGTAAAGCTACGCTTTCCCAAGATAACTGGGACGGCGATGGCATTTACAGCGTAACGATGAATCTCTGGTGGGGTACAAATGCTACAGAATACCGCCTTTATGAAAATGATGTACTTATCGATACACAGGAATTGAAGGCTGCAACACCAGCATCTCAGCGTGCTGTAACCGATCTGTCTGGCCGTGCCAACGGAACGTACACCTACCGTGCGGAACTGATCAACGCAGCAGGTGTAACAAGCACTGAGACCATTACGGTTCAAGTCACCAAAGCAGCTCTGCCATTGGCAAGCTAA